TACTTCTACCGGGGTGGAGACTACGCGTACGAACCGTCATCGACTTCGATTCAGTCCACTCAGTCCCGGTTACAAGAAGCATACGACAAGCCCCCAAAGTCGAAAGCCTACTGGAGGATGTCGTACGTGCAGGACGTCTAAGAAACATCACACGATCATCACCGCCATCGACTACCACCAATAACCTGCACCAGAACTATCGTTACCATTTCCGCTATCACCACTAGTTGAGGCTTAACCCACAATATTCAATGATCTTACGAATATTTGTTTATGgctaattgaaaattaatcattGAAACCCTAACGCCAAAACAAAACGTTATGTATGCTATCATATCATcgaccaaaatatttttaattataggatTGGgcagaaaaaatgtttacgagCTAGGTCGATCGTTTAGAACGAATCATgtgctttatatatatatgtatatatatatatatattacaccgTAATAATGgacatgattttattttactcgtaacgaatataatttatttatcgaaTTAACCAAAAACCGCGTAcacgttataaattaataatatcatactatcGACTATACAtgaatgtttattgtttaactaCTATACTCGAATTCCGGAATCGCGGCGCAGATCACTCGAGCTTGTTGAGGAACGGTGAAATGGATTCGATATTTTCACAATCCGGTATCATCTTGCCTTTGAACTTGACGCAGGTGTCCGCACACAGCGACCCCTCGAAATAGTCGCCCAACATCTTCTTACATTGCGCGCAGTTTCTGATGCATATCGCCACGTTCGCCATGTCCGCAGCCGTGTAACCGATGATCGCGATTAATAACAGTGCGGCGGCCAGGAAGGCGATTTTCTTGGACGAAGTGTTcatcttttaagttttaaagaaCTTAAGTTTGTTTCCTttgaaaaaagataataaatgaTCAATAGTCAACGCCTAATAAATCTTATTTCGAAAAATACCCGTCACTCAActcactttttaaaaaaagttcgGAAAAGCTTGTGTGCTAGTCGTAGATCCTCGTAAGTCTGAACTTATAACACTGACGAAATCGGCACCATTGCCGGTCATTTTATACTCacggtttatataatttaatcgaaTTTTTCGTTTTGAAAATGCCCACTGCCCGCCACGCACTAGCTTGTGCTTAattcgatatattattatatctgtcCGACGGagtatcattaatatattatatcgtcaaAATAGAGACGACTTAATTATTCTGGTTCGTTAGACACGTCCATTACAGAAAATTTCGTTTGCAGTggtcttattaaatattatagaagtgttatatgagtataattcaaattataatattataacattgtaatataGCCTATTTACCTGATTTACTTAGTGATATTGcaacagtatttttatttagattcactgtaaaacataaattaactgCAGGTATTAACACGTATCtaagaaataagaataattgataagtaatatttattattattattaaaatgatgcaacttagttattgttatatttttattttgttaaaagcttatatatttttttaatatcctttatattatataaatataatatcatgtttattttgattgttatttgtcgattaaaatgtgatattttttgatgtaaatgtaaaaagaATACTTTTTTCTAGTTTCCATcaaaataaatcgaaaattttaaCTGTCGATATCGATGTAGTacgaatttttaatgtttttgattcATCTTgacaattaattcaattattatttgtttgagaTAATAAATTGGATATATGTTACTGAgacaattgtaaatttatttgtaaagtaataattatgttttcaaaCAAATGTATCTAATCAAAGAAACTGTTTTTTCTTTGAGTTATCAATTTAGGTAattgtgaaattttcaatatattaatattataatgtaggtataacagCCGTCTAAGTACGGCTCTATAATGCTATAATAGAATCTATGGCAAcagtaattcaaattaatatgtaaattgatTAGTACTGTCTAATGTAAACTCAGCATTaatgatttcattaatataaatattattaatcgtacttactattaaaattcaataaaaacaaaacttattaagctgagatttttttcaaatcaattggtaataataaattctgtaacctttaactatatacgtgTATGCCaatggttataaattcatgattatttagtatatgttgatttttaatgtatataacattCTTAAAGTTtatgttaaacaatattatgaatatttaaactatattttattaatgtaacaaattgtttatttcttaatctagttaactattataaaaatgcctagaatttataagcatttgaaattattgtaaatacctgtaatttactaaatatatttttaccagaGCTCTATAccgtttgtaataaaaaaatgaatactataCAAGGTGAATATACTTCAAATGTAGATGTGTTGAATGTCCAAAAAACTGTTCAGAAATACACagaaaatcatgaaaattcaAACGAGTACACTGAAAAACccataagtaaatttttattgaaatattagtaCAATTTGATATTTggttacacacacacacacacacacacacacacatgtttaatatataatattgttccaTAAAGATATAGTGtaaaagttttcaataaagaaaaattctcAGATATTAGTGCTGTTTcggataattttaatgatatttagataaaaacacGAATTGGATaagtaaaatgttaagttaacACTTAAATACCGTCTTTATCAATAGACTGGTGAGACTAGTCAAATTGCAAttgcaataaataaagtagttaatttaaattgggtAAAATTGATGAAGTTTAAgcttattataggtaaaattcTGAACATTTGTAATTTGCATCACCATAGGTAGCTGAAATTAGTGTTTGTAACTATCactaaaattagtatttatatattcgattattttatcagtacTGTCGTTGGCGTGATCATGGTGAACGAGACACTACGACTCAAATGTCAAACgagttaatgattttttgaaaCTTACCACCGCCTTATCTAGAAATCATTGCAAAGTTTGATATCTGACCTGTCATAATCgtattattacatagtattAATGGACAGCAAACAAAACTAGTAATCTCATATATgacatatcaatttattattttgattaaatattttagtcttCCCGTTTCAtcgtaataggtattataatataattttatagtgtagtttttaaattaattgtttgctGTATGGAAGTTAAATAGGTTAGAAAAAACGCTCAGAGTATACAAATggaatattctaaattattaactttttgtgtaactcaatatttaaattacaatttattgtgtttattaccTGTGATAAtgcaaattacatatttattattttttttttttttgtaaattatgtttgttataatgttatatacataatatttggtgTCGATTTTGGTGCAAATTGACTACAGCCCAAatctttaatacttataatatttttttccattacttAGATGTAAAAAGTAACACAGCTTAACATTGCAGATATATTATCATCTGACCACGAGAGTAAGACACTAGAATCAATTGAAAATCAGTTAGAGGAATTAAAGGTAAGATCGGCTTAGTTGATTAGTGTATTGCGCTCGTAaatttaggtaatatataatgaataatttataccttataatatttaagcgtAGATAAAAAATGAGCATATCACTGATAAGGGTCAGACGATTGGCGATAGTAATAAGTTAAGCAATAATCAGATAATAACGACCATGAAAGCTGAAATAAATGAgtatgtacacaataatagtcgtatttatccatttaatatttacgtatataaaatgaataattatatttatttttgtggtaTCATTATCTTTATATAGGATTCAAGACGAAATTGAAAATGGTTATTTTAACGCCATCGTagataaaatggtaaaaatcgATAAACACGTTGACCAGTTTATAGCAGTAGTAAACGATTTGAAACTCGTGATTGAAGACTcatatgaaaataaagaaataatttctgaaataatGGAAGTTTCAGAATATTTGAGGGCCCAGTATGCTATACAGGTAACGGAAAACCAAAGAAATTTTACCGAACAGATAAGTAAACATGTGAGAAAAATCGATCAGTTAAAAGCGTTCGcagacattaaaattaaagaagtaAATACGCTAGAAAAACGGTTTGACGATCAAAAACTTTGCATagatttttacgaaaaattgATTGAAAACATCACTCATaaggtatgtataattatgttcaatatttattgaaatcgaTATAATCGTGCATTTTTCGTCTAAATAGAATTTGTGTGCATTCACGTGTATAATTAGTATAGTtacattactataaattatacataatagtatattgaaTGGTTACTATAAATcagaatttatgttttaataaaactttattttagccttaaagataaaataaatataagctaaataaaactcaatatatatatactttatacatataacaatagaccgatattaattcaaaaacacaTATAAAACACGTGGAAATAATGgcaatttaagatttattcaGTTAAAAACAGTTATGatggataattattatataaataatcaaatatctatatattgtaataatttgattagcATCACATTATTgtcattgataatatttaagtacttattgaaaaagtatGTTAAATCGTGATAATCAACTATTCAAGTTTGACTTCTTACTACTGCTCTCACTATAACCTTGTTAACTGCAGCTTGGGAGtaggtatttagtttttaatgtaaaatattattatgtcttatgTTATAAAGTTGAAATAAACAGATACAATAgatacattaaacatattacattttaaatatgtacgcCATGTATATCACctgtaatcaaattttatgtcaatctattatgtacttatgtctaaaatatttaaaattgcagTTATCAAATTTCTTTTTGTAGGTAAAACAATTGAAGAATGAAAATGATCAATTAGTAGTACCAAACGACGACCAAACAAATTTCTCTTTGCTATTAAGAGTGAGTAaatctacataaaatatatgattatttgatttatttgattcGTCAAGTATACTCaactaactttttaatttaatatactttaataatacatatcttaagaatttgatttatgaagtttttaaatattaattataaagaacatatatttttcatttacttgagattttttcattgttgtactgtttaaatattatttttatagcaattccaactaatattttataaatagatacttagtttttattttataatactagtcaattattttttagaaaatattgatgtttataaattcaaattcaaacgaGTAGTTCCTgacttattaaattgtatgcaCAAAGGATAATATTCCATGATAACTTAGGTGcttttggttataatatatataaaaaaaagtaaagatTTGTTAGTTTATACAGTATGTATTATTGCActgacaattattaaaaattttctaggaaattaatattgtttacctattataatttttaaataaattaaaaagctaAACATAATACTCTTTTTTTCATCGAAtctcttatttaaattattcgtaaatattaaccatagtgaaaattcataaactttgtattcataattatatacaatatacatataaaaatatattttatattatgtgcattaaaatattacctatttattaactttagaatataatgtttaataacttCGAAGCTACGCCTATAAAGTTTGATTTAGAATTTCAGACATttacatcaatattaaaaaaaaaaaattaaaatgattcaaataaaaagtgcgagtcctttaaaaaaaataaaaatttgtattgtcataaaaacattttaaatttgaaaaattaaaaatatatggtctttaagtatatttaaaaattctaaaaactaGGTTATGAAGtactgaattattaataaaaaacaagagtaacatatttaataaatcttcctttatagtattattattttaatatcctcagaattataaacaatttttacgtatatcgtagtatattgtatagagttattttttaaacattaggTGAACATagctttttttcaaaaatatatgtataatattatgtgcatagatttaataagatacgataaaaaaaataaataaatgtaattatattaatttatagaaaaaattggtAGAAATGGACGAGTTATTGGAAACGAAAAATGGCGTATGTAATGAATTCGAAGgacatataaaaaatcttgTCGAAGAAAAAGATTTATTTgctgattaaatattattaaacacaattaagTCGTAATGGCCATTGCCAAATCATAGTGCTTTTAGTTGCAACTCATATATGAtagtgatttaatttataataatattttaagccgGATTCACAGATACAAAGTCCACCATTTCGTATCCAAGATTTTGAGCTCCTACCGGAATcgagaaatttttttctagtagattataattagtaaatgaTGCCATAGTTACAAGAGTTAGTCAGAATCCGAAGtacaagatataaataataaatacagaatACTTGGTTTCATGGCTTTTTTAGTCATagacaatatttcaaaaaatattttctcgagacgtaatatttttatattttccatgCTTTTGTAGtactaaaagttttatttggtaatattacagaattctataatttaaaacggaATTGCACCAATGATTATTCTaagaattacttttataatatttgtgtatgattatgtttatgtgtaataatttttttcgtatattttttttaattttaacattttatcttatatttcaCCTTTTTTGTTTGAGTTCGGTTATTCTCGTATATTTGACTGTTTACACAATATCGGatgcgtttattattatattatgtattataactgcACTCAGAAATctaaactgtaatattatagtcaatattaaatgatgcagtaatgtacctattttgccTATAGAATACGCCgagtaacattttattttggcttgatgaatattattatttataataaaataataataacaataataatgtattatattataatatgtattttataccaatCGTTTTTATCAGTATATTCATACgacaattttttaacacaGTACTTATGAGACTGTAGTGGgtctcataagtcataacctATAGTTgatcattaaatgttttacaatatgtattatagtttattatatttaatatagctatactattataatacacttcaATTCatattgtttcatttattcattatagtgAGTCACTAAATTGCTTTATTCGGTTTGAATAGtgatcaaaaaatgtttttaatactttgtgGGTACATTTTCTTTAAGACAACGATGTTAAAAGAAGTATACAGTTATATCTTTTCCATAACTCGTAAATAAAtgtctaatataatacatttgaaatttttctaccttatattaaaacaagacCTCTTTATGattatacaaacatacttttttatatttttcatttaattaatagcttagatttatttaataatatgtattgtaatatttatttgaattcacCATTAATAGCATAGTAATATGatgttaatagaataattatcattttattccaACATATTTCTTcactataacttttaaatcatcACTTAAATACAGTCATCGCCGACTCTTCGAGACGAGAAATAAATCACtacaaatatgttatattatt
The DNA window shown above is from Aphis gossypii isolate Hap1 chromosome 2, ASM2018417v2, whole genome shotgun sequence and carries:
- the LOC114122754 gene encoding eclosion hormone-like, with the protein product MNTSSKKIAFLAAALLLIAIIGYTAADMANVAICIRNCAQCKKMLGDYFEGSLCADTCVKFKGKMIPDCENIESISPFLNKLE
- the LOC114122768 gene encoding uncharacterized protein LOC114122768, with amino-acid sequence MNTIQGEYTSNVDVLNVQKTVQKYTENHENSNEYTEKPINILSSDHESKTLESIENQLEELKIKNEHITDKGQTIGDSNKLSNNQIITTMKAEINEIQDEIENGYFNAIVDKMVKIDKHVDQFIAVVNDLKLVIEDSYENKEIISEIMEVSEYLRAQYAIQVTENQRNFTEQISKHVRKIDQLKAFADIKIKEVNTLEKRFDDQKLCIDFYEKLIENITHKVKQLKNENDQLVVPNDDQTNFSLLLRKKLVEMDELLETKNGVCNEFEGHIKNLVEEKDLFAD